The DNA window CCAAATGGAAGATGTATAGCTATAGGTAAGGCAAAAGGTATGATTTTGGGGAAGAAGGGAGAAGTAGAATTATGGGATATTGTAACAAGAAAATCATTAGGAATTATAGTTAAATATAAGCATTGGGTAAAGTCAGTAGCATTCAGCCCAGATGGGAGAATATTAGCATCAGGAAGCTTTGACAAAACTATAAAGTTGTGGGATGTTGAAAGAGGAGTAGAGTTAAAAAGTTTAATAGGACATGATGAGTGTGTAGAATCAGTAGCATTTAGCCCAGATGGAAGAATATTAGCATCAGGAAGTGGAGATGAAACTATAAAATTGTGGGATGTCAAAAGAGGAATAGAGTTAAAAAATCTAGTAGGACATAATAAGAGGGTAGGCCCAGTAGCGTTTAGTTCAGATGGAAGAATATTAGCATCAGGAAGTGAAGATGGAACTATAAAATTGTGGGATATTGAAAGAGGAGTAGAGTTAAAAAGTTTAATAGGACATAATGCATATGTAAACTCAGTAGCATTTAGCCAAGATAGAAGAATATTGGCATCAGCAAGTGGAGATGGAACTATAAAATTATGGGATGTTGAAAGAGGAATAGAGTTGAAAAATCTAGTAGGACATAATAAGATATCAAAGCAAGTAGTATTTAGTCCAGATGGAAGAATATTAGTATCAGGGAGTTTTGATAACACTGCAAAGATATGGGATGTTAAAAAAGGAGTAGAGTTGAAAAATTTAGTAGGACATAATAAATGTGTAAGTGCAGTAGCATTTAGTCCAGATGGAAAAAAACTTGCTACAGGTGGACATGATGAAATCGTAATATTATGGGATATATTGTAAATATCATTAAATATAACCCTAGAGGATAGAGTGTATTATATAGCAGAACACATCATAAAAAAGTAAGATGATGGATTTGGTAATAACGAGTCAACATTTAACATAAAAAATGAAAAAATATTAAGAAATTAAGATAAGTTAATTATTAAGAAGAGGAGGAATCGTATGTCTTATAATCCAGATTATTTAGATGATGCAGATTATTATCATAATCAAGCAGAACAGGATTTTGAGAATGCAAGTGATTATGCAGAGCAGGCCAATGATTATTTAGAAAAGGCAGAAGATGAACTAGACGAAGGAGACATTGAACAAGCAAGCATGTATACTGACTGGGCAGAAGAAGCAGAAGATAATGCAGATATGCATGAAGACTGGGCGGAGGAAGAAGAAGATAATGCAGATATGTATGAAGATTGGGCGGATGATGACATAGATGATTAAGTAAAAATGCATGAAGGGTGTGAAGCTAAATCACACCCTTGAGAATATCAAACTATATACAACATACAAATAATGAGAAAAAATTCCTGCACAAAGACCTCCTATTGTATGACTGAGTATAGCTTTATTTGCTAATTGTCTTACACCTAAAGCATCCATCATACCAACATGGGTACTCAAATAGCCACTCCAACACATGCCCATTGCAGTAAAGACTGCAATGTCATTAGGACCGATTAACCCTTCTTCCAAGAATTTTGTTACAAGTCCTAGAGCAGCACCTACTGAACCTAAGGAGGTTATTGGAAAAGCAATAGCTTCTACACTTTTAAAACCAAATAAGGGTTTTATTATAGGAGAAATAAATTGTCCTAATTTAGGAAGTAGTGCGATTCCCTCAAATGCAGTTCCTTTATAGATAGAAATTCCACTCTTTACTTCAGTAGGACCAAAAGTTAGTATCATTATAATGGTACATATAAATAAAACTCCAGGAATAATAGCCATTCCCATTTCTACACCATTTTTACCACCTTCTAATATAGCATCTAAAGCTCTTTCAAAAGCATTACCATCTCTTATCTTTCTATAAGCATGATAATTTGTAGATTCACAGTGTGTATTTTTTTCTTTATGTTCATCATAGTTATAATATTTTTTAGTAAATCTAAGCATTAGTTTTACACTTATGATACTCCCTATAAAAGCGCCAAAGTTACCAATGATTGATGGAATTATAAATTCTGTGCCCTTACCTTGACTGATCATAAATGTTGTTAATATTAACCCCATTCCAAAGGATGTTCCTAAATTACATAATGCTGGTGTTTGATAATCTTTAAAGTATTTAGAAAAACCTATATCTTTAGCTAAAGATATAATAGCTGGATTATCAGAAAGATATGTTGTAATTGCACCAAGAGAAGCTGCACCAGGAAGGTTGTAGATTAACCTCATTATAGGAGAAATAATTTTGTTTATCAAAGATACAATACCGAATTCTGATAATAGGGAAGAAAAAGCTCCAGCAAGTACAGCTATTGCTAGTATAAAAAATACAGTATTTATAAGAAGTTCATGAGCTGTTTTCATAATAACATTAAACATAATACCTATACCCATTGTTGAAGCTAAATACCAGAACGAAACAATAAGGATAATTAAAAAAACATATGTTTCCATTGATACTTCCTTTTTTGTTTTAGTATTTGATAGCATACAGATCTCCTTTCATAAAAGATTTGTAGTATTTAAAATTTCAATGATTTTAATTCTATTATCATCATTATTTTTTTAAATCGAAACAAATAAGTGAAATTTCTTGTAGAAAGAATAAAAATTTATATTCTGAAAATAGATATTGTATATATTTCTTTTTCTATAAGAAATATCCTTTAAAGTAGTTATGTTTTATAAAGATAATGGAAAAATTTACAAAATATGAGTGTTGGAAATTTAGATAATATTATTATCTACTTTCATAATTTTTATTATCTCATATGGGAAAATAGAATATTCAACAAAAAGAGTATCTGCTGATGAATCATGTGTTGCTTATGGTAATTAATGGTATAATGTAGTAATATTTGATATTTCTAAATTTTAAGAGTTGAGGATTTCTTATTAGGGGGAAAAGAGATGAAAAAGAGGATTTTAATGGCGATCTTGATGATTTTAATAGTAGGAATAGGAATGGTGATGAAATTAGATAATTTTAATAACAATAGTATGAATGAAGAAGTGATTACATCTGTAAAGGATTTTATTCCTAGTGAACCAATGATTAAAGTTTTTAATGGTAGTGTTGCAAATAAAGGAAGCGTAGATGTAATTGATCTTATTACAGACAATAACATACAAATACGAAGCTTTAACCATGTAGCTGGCATTGTTAAAGTTTGTGAGATAAATGAGCGTGAGATAAAGGTCACACATACACATGGAGGAGCAGGACTATTTGCAGAAAGCTATTTAAATGAAGAATCGGATTTTGAGTTTACCCTTTTAAAAGGACCTATAAAAAAAGGAACAAAATGGAGCAATCATGAAAATAGCGTATATGAAATTACAAATACAAATGTAATGTTAAAAATACTTGCAGGTACCTTTGATACTATAGAAGTAACTTGTAGACATGGAGATGATGGAGCTAAAGATTATCATGAATCAAAAGCATATTATGCAAAAGGGTTTGGTATTGTTAAGACAGAGGATGAAAAGAATGTATCAGAATTAATAAAAATAGATTATAATCTAAAGCAATTAAAAAGTGCCAAAGATGTATATCAGTTACTTGAGCAGAGTAAAAAAGAAGTTAAAAGTGAACCTGTAGATGAAATAAATAAAATAGAAATAACAATAATGAATATGAATGACTTACCCGAAGGAAAAAGTTTTAAATTAAAGTTAAAAAATGGAACCAATCATTTAATAAAACAAAATGATGTATATTTGAGTTTTCCTATAAAGAATAAAGATGGAAATGGATATATTACGAATTTGTGTAAAACTGAAGCTACTCATAACAAATTAGATATTTTAGCTGGAGAAGAAGTCATATTAAATGTTTTTATACCAATAGAAAACTATATAAACAACGATCTATTAGATATTGATGACCCCCAAATAGAAATAAAGGGATATTTTGATAAAGTGAAAATAGAAAACAGATTTCAAAGGATAGGAGATACTGATTTTTTTAGTGATCATTAATAAGTGAAGTTATAAGATTAATTTAAAGTTAGTAAATATTTAGAGAGTATTTATATTATTAAAAAGGATGTATGAAATTATATAAAAAATGTTCGTATATGGTATTAATTGGTATAATGAGATTAGATATAATGTCTATTTCCTACATTTGGTCATATATTTTAATGTGAAAATGATTGAAGGTAGGGAACAAATAAAACTCGATCCACACAAATGTTTAGAAAAGAAAAAGAGTGCTGAATGAAAATTTAAGAGGTGGGGAATTTAATGAAAAAAGTATTCATTTCTCTATTATTAATTTTAAGCATGAGTTTAACATGTTGGAGTCAAGAAAGTTCAATAGCTATAGACCATAAGAGTATTCAAAAGGAGATTATGGACACAAGTATTAAAGAATTTATAATTGATGAAAGTATAGAGGATTATATGAAAGAAGTATACCCTATATCCCATTTAAAAAAATACCAAGCTTATAGAATTGAAGATGAGATGAATATAGATTATTACTTCAATAAGGATGTAGAGCGTTTAGATATTAGAAATAGCAAGAATGTAGCAACAGAAATTTTTGTTTGGAAGAGGGCATTTGCTATTGCAGGACCTTATCCAGAAAAATTATATAGTTCAGATGATTGGAACAAAGTTAATTATAGAGTTTATATAGAGAACAGGAAGATTATAGAACAAAATATTGATAAGAAAAAAAGCCTTATTTTAAAAAAGGAATATTTTGAGGATACGGATATAGAACTGCCTTCAAGAATTATAGATGTACAAGAAACAAAGGACTTTGAGAAAAAGCTAAAGAGAAAATATTGGTGGAGTATGAAAGATGTTGTTTTTGAAAAGAGCTTTAAGGGGAATGTTCTATTTGTAAAGCTAAAAACGAGAAAAAAATATAAGGATGATAAAATAGAAGCTATAAAGAAACGAATAGAAGAAGATTTAGCTGTGAAATTAGAACAACTATCTATGAAAATATATGATATGAATATGGATTATCTGGGGATTGTTTTGCAATGCTATGAGAAAGACCAAAAATATTATGAAGAAACTTATGATAATGGAGAAAACAAAAAGTATTGGTTTAGTGAATACTGGGGGAATCATAAATACTTTGATTATAGTGATAAAAATACAAAAGATTCAGGTGAAATGTACTAAGGATAGGTGATGGATATGCAAATTAATCGATTATTTGAAATTGTAATGATTCTATTGAAAAAAGAAAGGGTAACAGCTAAAGAACTTGCACAACATTTTGGGGTTTCAACTAGAACTATATATAGAGATATCGATACGTTGAGTTTATCGAATATTCCTATATACACGAATAAAGGGAGCCGTGGTGGTATTCGGATTTTACCACAGTTTACTATGGATAAATCCTTATTTTCAGAAGAAGAACAGAGTCATATGATAGCAGCACTTCATGGTTTAAAAGCGACAAAGTATGCTGAAGTAGATATGGTAATTACAAAGCTTGCAGCACTTTTTAAAAATACTGATAGCTATAATTGGATAGAGGTTGATTTCTCCCATTGGGGAAGCAATCGTGAGAATAAAAATAAATTTAATAGTTTAAAAGATGCCATACTAAACCGCCGTATAGTAGGATTTGATTATGTTAATTCTT is part of the Crassaminicella profunda genome and encodes:
- a CDS encoding WD40 repeat domain-containing protein; amino-acid sequence: MKNTEKYREDVCEDNNRKDKKNDRHTITVAQEAILKTNMAVWSIAFHPNGRCIAIGKAKGMILGKKGEVELWDIVTRKSLGIIVKYKHWVKSVAFSPDGRILASGSFDKTIKLWDVERGVELKSLIGHDECVESVAFSPDGRILASGSGDETIKLWDVKRGIELKNLVGHNKRVGPVAFSSDGRILASGSEDGTIKLWDIERGVELKSLIGHNAYVNSVAFSQDRRILASASGDGTIKLWDVERGIELKNLVGHNKISKQVVFSPDGRILVSGSFDNTAKIWDVKKGVELKNLVGHNKCVSAVAFSPDGKKLATGGHDEIVILWDIL
- a CDS encoding serpin family protein, which gives rise to MSYNPDYLDDADYYHNQAEQDFENASDYAEQANDYLEKAEDELDEGDIEQASMYTDWAEEAEDNADMHEDWAEEEEDNADMYEDWADDDIDD
- a CDS encoding CD0519/CD1768 family membrane protein is translated as MLSNTKTKKEVSMETYVFLIILIVSFWYLASTMGIGIMFNVIMKTAHELLINTVFFILAIAVLAGAFSSLLSEFGIVSLINKIISPIMRLIYNLPGAASLGAITTYLSDNPAIISLAKDIGFSKYFKDYQTPALCNLGTSFGMGLILTTFMISQGKGTEFIIPSIIGNFGAFIGSIISVKLMLRFTKKYYNYDEHKEKNTHCESTNYHAYRKIRDGNAFERALDAILEGGKNGVEMGMAIIPGVLFICTIIMILTFGPTEVKSGISIYKGTAFEGIALLPKLGQFISPIIKPLFGFKSVEAIAFPITSLGSVGAALGLVTKFLEEGLIGPNDIAVFTAMGMCWSGYLSTHVGMMDALGVRQLANKAILSHTIGGLCAGIFSHYLYVVYSLIFSRV
- a CDS encoding helix-turn-helix transcriptional regulator; protein product: MQINRLFEIVMILLKKERVTAKELAQHFGVSTRTIYRDIDTLSLSNIPIYTNKGSRGGIRILPQFTMDKSLFSEEEQSHMIAALHGLKATKYAEVDMVITKLAALFKNTDSYNWIEVDFSHWGSNRENKNKFNSLKDAILNRRIVGFDYVNSYGVKAGRAVEPIKLVFKGQGWYLQGFCKDKQDIRVFRISRINNLVVKEQTFEHTYSMDLPIEAPVSNKEHMVTLKLKFEPEVTYRVYDDFGYENITHYKDGGIEASITFPKGEWVYGYILSFGKYVQVIEPKEIREKIKETLRLALKVYE